The Anabaena sp. WA102 genome contains a region encoding:
- the frr gene encoding ribosome recycling factor, producing the protein MKLAEAESTMQKTVESTQRAFNTIRTGRANASLLDKVQVEYYGTPTSLKSLANISTPDSSTILIQPYDKGSLNIIEKAISLSDVGLTPSNDGVVIRLNIPPLTSDRRKEFVKLAAKYAEEGRVAIRNIRRDAIESIRKQEKSAEISEDESRDQQDKLQKLTNKHTEKIDHLFAEKEKEITTV; encoded by the coding sequence GTGAAATTAGCTGAAGCTGAAAGTACGATGCAAAAAACCGTTGAGTCTACTCAACGGGCTTTTAATACAATTCGTACCGGTCGCGCCAATGCGAGTTTATTAGATAAAGTCCAAGTGGAGTATTACGGTACACCAACATCTTTGAAATCTCTGGCAAACATTAGCACGCCAGACTCTTCAACCATCCTGATTCAGCCCTACGATAAGGGCAGCTTAAATATCATTGAAAAAGCTATCTCTCTGTCGGACGTGGGCTTAACTCCCAGTAACGATGGCGTTGTGATTCGGTTGAATATTCCCCCACTAACCAGCGATCGCCGGAAAGAATTTGTTAAACTTGCGGCTAAGTATGCCGAAGAAGGTCGTGTAGCAATTCGCAATATCCGCCGAGATGCTATCGAGTCCATTCGCAAACAGGAAAAAAGTGCGGAAATCTCCGAAGATGAATCACGAGATCAGCAAGACAAACTCCAAAAACTGACCAACAAGCACACAGAAAAAATAGACCACTTGTTTGCAGAAAAGGAAAAAGAGATCACCACTGTGTAA